The following coding sequences lie in one Candidatus Eremiobacterota bacterium genomic window:
- a CDS encoding amino acid permease encodes MTARIPTARTKKTFIAARPTTSSRKQFPESRFSLFRNVKPLATILVEGADAKHGLKRSLGRWSLTAMGIGCIIGTGIFVLTGVASATRAGPALTVSFVIAGFVSILAAFCYAEVSSKIPIAGSAYTYTYATVGELLAWIVGWGLVFEYALGAATVSVGWSGYFTFILHALFNIDIPQAWQHSHWDMTPGIANVPAAAIILLITALLVRGTKESGTVNAVIVTIKIAIVLFFIAIGASHVNYANFHLPAGPQTAGGGYFPFGWAGVIGGAAFMFFAYIGFDAISTAAEEARNPSKDLPFAIMVSLTICTALYIIVAAILDGIVPFYKLNVAFPVAFAMNYVGMAWAGIIVSFGAIAGLTTVMLVQMFGQTRVFYAMSRDGLIPSSFVRLHPRWRTPFFSQIFFGILIAIAGAFFPIGILGSATNMGTLMAFVLVAVAVPVLRKRHPELRGTFAVPFGTYVIPVLTAISALFLIYFLKVGNPLVWGFFPLVWLAFLIWLVAGLIFYVFYGRYRSAVALQRAEGIAPIQPRVN; translated from the coding sequence ATGACAGCGCGAATCCCAACCGCGAGGACCAAGAAGACGTTCATCGCGGCACGGCCGACGACATCGTCTAGGAAACAATTCCCGGAGAGCCGATTTTCGCTCTTCCGAAACGTTAAACCGCTCGCAACCATCCTCGTCGAAGGGGCCGACGCGAAGCATGGGCTGAAGCGTTCGCTTGGGCGATGGTCGCTCACCGCGATGGGGATCGGTTGCATCATCGGCACCGGCATCTTCGTGCTAACCGGCGTTGCGTCGGCCACTCGCGCCGGGCCTGCGCTGACCGTTTCGTTTGTGATTGCCGGCTTCGTAAGTATCCTCGCCGCGTTTTGCTATGCGGAAGTTTCGAGCAAGATTCCCATCGCCGGCAGCGCGTACACGTATACGTATGCGACCGTCGGCGAGCTATTGGCGTGGATCGTCGGCTGGGGATTGGTCTTCGAATACGCGCTCGGCGCCGCAACGGTCAGCGTCGGCTGGTCGGGATATTTCACGTTCATCCTTCACGCGCTCTTCAATATTGACATTCCTCAAGCATGGCAGCACAGCCATTGGGACATGACTCCCGGCATCGCCAACGTTCCGGCGGCAGCCATCATTCTTTTGATTACGGCGCTCCTCGTGCGCGGCACCAAAGAGTCGGGAACCGTTAACGCCGTCATCGTCACGATCAAGATTGCCATCGTTCTCTTTTTCATCGCGATCGGCGCGAGCCACGTCAACTATGCGAACTTTCACCTTCCCGCGGGCCCGCAAACGGCGGGCGGCGGCTATTTCCCCTTCGGCTGGGCTGGAGTCATCGGCGGAGCGGCGTTTATGTTCTTCGCCTACATCGGCTTCGACGCCATTTCTACCGCCGCGGAGGAAGCACGCAATCCGAGCAAAGATTTGCCGTTCGCCATCATGGTCAGCCTCACGATCTGCACGGCACTGTACATCATCGTTGCGGCGATTCTCGATGGAATCGTGCCGTTCTATAAGCTTAACGTCGCATTTCCCGTGGCCTTTGCGATGAACTATGTCGGCATGGCGTGGGCAGGCATCATCGTTTCCTTCGGGGCAATCGCCGGGCTCACGACGGTCATGCTCGTCCAGATGTTCGGGCAGACGCGAGTCTTCTATGCGATGTCGCGCGACGGGTTGATTCCCTCGAGTTTTGTTCGGCTGCACCCACGGTGGCGCACACCCTTCTTTTCGCAGATCTTCTTCGGGATTCTCATCGCCATTGCCGGCGCGTTCTTTCCGATCGGCATCCTGGGCTCCGCGACCAACATGGGTACCTTGATGGCCTTCGTTCTGGTTGCCGTTGCTGTGCCGGTGCTGCGCAAACGCCATCCTGAGCTGCGCGGAACTTTCGCGGTGCCGTTTGGCACCTACGTCATTCCCGTGCTAACTGCGATTTCGGCCCTGTTCTTGATCTATTTCTTAAAGGTCGGCAATCCGTTAGTATGGGGATTTTTTCCGCTGGTCTGGCTTGCATTCTTGATCTGGCTCGTCGCCGGCCTCATCTTCTACGTTTTTTATGGACGTTATCGCAGCGCGGTCGCATTACAGCGAGCGGAAGGCATCGCACCAATACAGCCGCGGGTGAACTAA
- a CDS encoding AAA family ATPase, whose protein sequence is MKPFASDARGELIGRGKEAAILNGHRHEAADGHGRVVLVAGEAGVGKSRLLRHFEMAIAGTRSFCALARCVEFVQTPLSPLRDLLMQLDVRGSAHESAAAAELIERLTFERYVEPEKEPLPVGALFDSIDSAFSRCALRRTTILLIEDLHWADRSTIAFLTYLADRIRRRRLLVVATYRAEELVASHPRLADVAKLLGKECVAPLDMMPLDERSSRTLAEAIMPHKGALDSSTLADIVRRSQGNPFFIEELVKAGLARDAAGGIKRLPLSVRGAVLARAAMLADREREILSMAAVLGERFSIERLVSLLGGDRDEVLKALERARSLQLVYDSPEAQGTIAFRHALTQEVLYDELLAERLRPLHETIARELELSSDPSAVSVELAHHWRRAGNRALSARYAEIAGDRAFAIGAMADAILYYERALADGDSEALAAGLLHKLGLALGSLNELDAGIERLRQAGDRYWRLGELEAFAENASALGAQLYNSGDPAAGMAVFREAIEALEPKLPAAKLDLLRARLAFNCVAALDFDSARAFLSGVHEPIAEARTATHFYQTRFKVAAMYGDIESWRRDTERALEAARRLDDGGSRLRHTHCQIALDAVGFGETNLARRHFEAVLHGEPGHGEPKQSLASAASAIEHILRGDFDTATRLLDEAARASTQSFAIHIHVKGARLVLGICSGDVTLLRRDDVEPFLHYGATHGMNLALGLLGGPYAWALGVRGELEDAAAWIARLAAVLPCSHRFVFAYLASAQFGANEDVLLMRRKLADAAARPQDRVNKAGLALFDAFAAQRGIVSADQAKRALEAASAFEAIGWPWLAALGYELGGEAARARDVYRAIGALRDLRRVEMRRPDATAAILSPREREVADLAASGHSNDEIARMLHISLRTVEKHVSSALRKLNLRSRVQLGVLLARP, encoded by the coding sequence GTGAAGCCGTTCGCTTCGGACGCACGCGGCGAGCTGATCGGCCGCGGCAAAGAAGCGGCCATTCTCAACGGCCATCGCCACGAAGCGGCGGATGGCCACGGGCGGGTCGTGTTAGTCGCCGGAGAAGCCGGCGTGGGCAAATCGCGACTGCTCCGCCATTTCGAGATGGCGATTGCCGGTACGCGATCTTTTTGTGCGCTCGCCCGTTGTGTCGAATTCGTTCAAACGCCGCTCTCGCCGCTACGCGACCTTCTGATGCAGCTCGATGTCCGCGGCTCGGCGCACGAGAGCGCCGCGGCGGCAGAACTTATCGAGCGCCTTACATTCGAGCGGTACGTCGAACCGGAAAAGGAACCGCTTCCGGTCGGCGCGCTCTTCGATTCGATCGATAGCGCCTTCTCACGCTGCGCGCTGCGGCGCACGACGATCCTGCTCATCGAGGACCTGCACTGGGCAGATCGTTCGACGATCGCGTTTCTCACATATCTCGCGGATCGGATTCGGCGACGTCGATTGCTCGTCGTTGCAACGTATCGCGCGGAGGAGTTGGTCGCGAGTCATCCGCGGCTTGCCGATGTTGCGAAGCTGCTCGGTAAGGAATGCGTCGCACCGCTCGACATGATGCCGCTCGACGAACGTTCGAGCCGCACGCTGGCCGAGGCAATCATGCCACACAAGGGCGCACTCGATTCGTCAACGCTTGCCGACATCGTGCGGCGTAGTCAGGGCAACCCGTTCTTCATCGAAGAGCTCGTCAAGGCCGGACTTGCCCGCGACGCTGCCGGGGGCATCAAGAGACTTCCGCTATCCGTGCGTGGCGCGGTACTCGCGCGCGCCGCAATGCTTGCCGACAGAGAGCGTGAGATTCTTTCGATGGCGGCAGTTCTTGGCGAGCGTTTCTCGATCGAACGTCTGGTGTCGTTGCTGGGCGGTGATCGCGACGAGGTACTGAAGGCGCTCGAGCGCGCGCGCTCGTTACAGCTGGTCTACGATTCACCGGAGGCGCAGGGTACGATCGCGTTTCGTCATGCGTTGACGCAAGAGGTGCTCTATGACGAGCTCCTTGCTGAACGCCTGCGCCCGCTGCACGAGACGATCGCGCGCGAACTCGAGCTGAGTTCCGATCCAAGCGCTGTCAGCGTAGAACTTGCCCACCATTGGCGGCGTGCGGGGAATCGTGCGCTCTCGGCGAGGTATGCGGAGATTGCCGGCGATCGTGCGTTCGCAATCGGCGCGATGGCCGATGCGATCCTCTACTACGAACGCGCTTTGGCCGACGGCGATAGCGAAGCGTTGGCGGCCGGCCTCCTGCATAAGCTCGGCCTCGCGCTCGGATCGCTCAACGAGCTCGACGCCGGCATCGAACGCTTGCGCCAGGCCGGCGATCGCTATTGGCGGCTCGGCGAACTCGAAGCCTTCGCGGAGAATGCGTCTGCACTCGGCGCGCAGCTATATAACTCCGGCGATCCGGCTGCGGGCATGGCAGTGTTCCGTGAGGCCATTGAGGCACTCGAGCCAAAGCTGCCCGCTGCAAAGCTCGACCTTCTGCGCGCTCGGCTCGCGTTCAACTGCGTGGCAGCGCTCGATTTCGATTCGGCGCGCGCATTTCTGAGCGGCGTCCACGAGCCGATCGCCGAGGCGCGCACCGCGACGCACTTCTACCAGACGCGATTCAAAGTCGCGGCGATGTACGGTGATATCGAATCGTGGCGTCGGGATACCGAACGGGCATTGGAGGCGGCCCGCCGACTCGATGACGGGGGGTCGCGCTTGCGCCACACGCACTGCCAGATCGCGCTCGATGCGGTCGGTTTTGGTGAGACGAACCTCGCGCGCCGGCATTTTGAAGCCGTGTTGCATGGCGAGCCCGGGCACGGCGAGCCGAAGCAAAGCCTTGCATCGGCGGCATCGGCGATCGAGCACATCTTGCGAGGCGATTTCGACACCGCAACGCGCCTACTAGACGAAGCCGCGCGCGCGTCTACGCAGAGCTTCGCGATCCACATTCACGTCAAGGGCGCGCGGTTGGTGTTAGGAATCTGCTCCGGCGACGTTACGCTTCTTCGCCGCGACGACGTCGAGCCGTTCTTGCATTATGGAGCGACGCACGGAATGAACCTCGCACTCGGCTTGCTCGGCGGACCGTATGCGTGGGCGCTCGGCGTGCGTGGCGAATTGGAAGACGCGGCCGCATGGATCGCGCGTCTGGCTGCGGTTCTGCCTTGCTCGCATCGTTTTGTGTTTGCCTATCTGGCGTCGGCGCAGTTCGGCGCGAATGAAGACGTGCTTCTGATGCGCAGAAAGCTTGCCGACGCTGCCGCGCGCCCGCAGGATCGCGTGAACAAGGCCGGGCTCGCACTCTTCGATGCATTTGCAGCTCAGCGCGGCATCGTTAGCGCCGATCAGGCAAAACGCGCGTTGGAGGCCGCGTCCGCGTTTGAGGCGATCGGCTGGCCGTGGCTCGCCGCGCTAGGTTACGAGCTTGGCGGCGAGGCCGCCCGCGCTCGTGACGTCTATCGCGCGATCGGAGCGCTTCGCGATTTGCGCCGCGTCGAGATGAGGAGACCCGACGCCACCGCCGCCATACTCTCACCGCGCGAGCGGGAGGTCGCCGATTTGGCGGCGTCGGGCCATTCGAACGACGAGATCGCGCGGATGCTGCACATCAGTCTGCGAACCGTCGAAAAGCACGTCTCTTCTGCGTTGCGCAAACTCAACTTACGATCGCGCGTGCAACTTGGAGTGCTGCTCGCGCGACCATAA
- a CDS encoding helix-turn-helix domain-containing protein, with product MEAAGRPDFGTLLKQFRLSAGMTQHELAERANLSVEAIGALERGARTRPQRETLVLLGCALQLSPERQQLLTSAVGAAHPPRRRDRTGAMSAPLLRIVRPNTRVSRNHNLPQQLTSFIGRQQEIDEIGALLSKHRLVTIVGAGGVGKTRAAIELAHNVVAAFSDGAWLVELASLAHEGLVDAAVLSAVRLPTSTAAALEAAIAYLRTRRLLLILDNCEHVINRARHVAASIVEACPGVHILAASRQAFEIAGERVYRLPSLSVAPDTCRTAHEALSHASVALFVDRARESQSTFALSDDNAFDVADIARRLDGIPLAIELAAARANVLGARQIAKLLDQRFRLLNHANPGVLPRHQTMTALIDWSYDLLTPREQRFFEALSVFASGCTLEAAAAVCGVEGEDDVDIVNLISSLVTKSLLVAESVSSEHRYRLLESSRQYALGKLVASGAREEVAGRHARFYVEFAEHLERHWGTMRDSDWLVPTKPELENWRTVFEWTLSKRNDITLGQRLAASGHVVGWCFPQVETRRWMRVAFESADATTPRGLLARLEHAEADHARQRGAWTESLAAAERALALYCELGDSAGSAWAQSLAGGALALLERPMEAEPLLQEALKSAHGRGDLRLTATVLQQMGWVKSIAGNLGAARECLTEALRLAKVLGADRLWTAIMGALAENEFLSGDAAAAQQLQSELLASIRPMTSWGNGIAANLNQMATYLIGLARYGDAKAHADEALELASGLGLSVMVLLALHHLTAVALFRSRNDQCGAAAYGGIARLLGFIDSRRTALGISKHYGVPHQYDDLINVLHDVIEAGELGRLLALGATMTEDEAIVQARAFGCDARADDTQNSQGGGSV from the coding sequence ATGGAGGCCGCGGGTCGACCTGACTTTGGGACGCTGCTGAAGCAGTTTCGCCTTAGCGCGGGCATGACGCAGCACGAGCTAGCGGAACGGGCCAATCTCAGCGTGGAAGCGATAGGCGCCCTAGAACGAGGGGCCCGAACCCGGCCCCAGCGGGAAACGTTAGTTTTGCTTGGGTGTGCCCTTCAGCTGTCGCCGGAACGCCAGCAGCTTCTGACAAGCGCAGTCGGCGCCGCACACCCGCCTCGCCGACGCGACCGCACCGGTGCAATGAGCGCACCGCTGCTACGCATAGTCCGACCAAACACCCGAGTTTCCCGTAATCATAACCTCCCTCAGCAACTTACATCGTTCATTGGGCGACAGCAAGAGATCGATGAGATCGGTGCGTTGCTTTCTAAGCACCGCCTTGTCACAATCGTCGGAGCGGGCGGAGTCGGGAAGACGCGAGCTGCGATTGAGCTGGCACACAACGTGGTCGCGGCCTTCTCCGACGGCGCGTGGCTCGTCGAGCTTGCCTCGCTGGCACACGAAGGGCTGGTGGATGCCGCCGTTTTGTCGGCTGTGCGCCTTCCTACGAGCACCGCAGCCGCGCTTGAGGCCGCGATCGCATATCTCAGGACACGGCGCCTTCTCCTGATCTTGGACAACTGCGAGCACGTCATCAATCGGGCTCGCCACGTCGCGGCTAGCATCGTTGAGGCGTGTCCGGGCGTACACATTCTCGCGGCGAGTCGCCAGGCATTCGAGATTGCTGGCGAACGAGTCTATCGCTTGCCCTCGCTTTCGGTCGCACCGGATACGTGCCGAACCGCGCACGAGGCGCTTTCGCACGCCAGCGTTGCGTTGTTCGTCGATCGGGCACGTGAATCGCAGTCCACCTTCGCCTTGAGTGACGACAACGCGTTCGACGTCGCAGACATCGCCCGGCGCCTCGATGGCATTCCACTTGCGATCGAACTTGCGGCCGCACGCGCGAACGTGCTTGGCGCGCGCCAAATCGCCAAGCTTCTCGATCAGCGCTTTCGCTTGCTCAATCACGCGAATCCCGGAGTATTGCCGCGGCACCAGACGATGACCGCCCTGATCGACTGGAGCTACGATCTACTGACCCCACGGGAACAGCGGTTTTTCGAGGCACTCTCCGTCTTCGCTAGTGGCTGCACGCTGGAGGCGGCTGCCGCCGTTTGCGGGGTAGAGGGAGAAGACGACGTCGACATCGTCAACCTTATCTCGTCGCTGGTTACGAAGTCGTTGTTGGTCGCAGAATCGGTCAGCAGCGAGCACCGCTATCGCCTTTTAGAATCGTCGCGGCAATATGCGTTGGGCAAGTTGGTCGCGAGTGGCGCGCGGGAGGAAGTAGCGGGTCGTCATGCCCGGTTTTACGTGGAGTTTGCGGAACACTTGGAACGCCATTGGGGAACGATGCGCGATAGCGATTGGCTAGTGCCGACGAAGCCCGAACTAGAGAACTGGCGAACAGTGTTTGAATGGACGCTTTCGAAACGGAATGACATCACTTTGGGGCAACGTCTGGCTGCCTCAGGGCACGTCGTGGGTTGGTGCTTTCCGCAGGTCGAGACCCGGCGTTGGATGCGAGTGGCGTTCGAGTCGGCGGACGCTACTACCCCGCGTGGACTATTAGCACGCCTCGAACATGCGGAGGCGGACCACGCCAGGCAGCGAGGGGCATGGACCGAGTCACTTGCCGCGGCCGAACGGGCACTCGCACTCTATTGCGAACTAGGCGACAGCGCGGGCAGCGCCTGGGCCCAAAGCTTGGCGGGCGGAGCTTTGGCGCTTCTAGAGAGGCCTATGGAAGCGGAGCCATTGCTACAAGAGGCCTTAAAATCAGCGCACGGGAGGGGCGATCTGCGCTTGACCGCTACCGTTCTTCAGCAAATGGGGTGGGTAAAGAGCATCGCCGGCAATTTAGGCGCGGCACGCGAGTGCCTTACGGAAGCATTGCGCCTCGCGAAGGTCTTAGGCGCGGATCGTTTATGGACAGCCATAATGGGAGCATTGGCCGAGAACGAATTTCTTTCTGGCGATGCAGCGGCGGCGCAACAACTGCAATCGGAGCTTCTGGCGAGCATTCGCCCCATGACCTCGTGGGGCAATGGCATTGCGGCGAACCTTAATCAGATGGCTACGTACCTGATCGGATTAGCTCGGTACGGTGACGCCAAGGCACATGCAGATGAGGCCCTTGAGCTTGCCAGCGGGCTCGGACTCTCGGTTATGGTCCTACTAGCACTGCACCATCTCACAGCGGTAGCGCTCTTCCGCTCACGAAATGACCAATGCGGTGCTGCGGCTTATGGGGGGATTGCTCGGCTCCTCGGCTTCATCGATTCTCGGCGCACCGCTTTGGGGATTTCAAAGCACTACGGCGTGCCGCATCAGTATGATGATTTAATTAACGTTCTTCACGATGTCATCGAGGCCGGCGAACTTGGGCGTCTGCTAGCTTTAGGCGCGACGATGACCGAAGACGAGGCAATCGTACAGGCGCGTGCCTTCGGCTGCGATGCAAGAGCCGATGATACACAAAATTCTCAAGGTGGCGGGAGCGTGTAG
- the typA gene encoding translational GTPase TypA, whose translation MKTRSDIRNVAIVAHVDHGKTTLVDAMLKQSGVFREGQHVATRVLDSNPLERERGITILAKNTAVRHGSVKFNIVDTPGHSDFGGEVERVLQMVQGILLLVDAAEGVMPQTRFVLRKALELDLRAIVVVNKIDRKDARPQEVVNQTFDLFVELGANDEQADFPVLFTNAKAGTATRSLPVASDSLEPLFETIVARVPEAPAEDGPFQLLISAIDHNRYVGRVGVGRIFRGSSRRNDPIVKISREGEITPGLRLTSLLTFAGLERIDVEEATAGDIVAVSGIDDLNIGDTIAEASAPEPIRAVAVDEPTVSMFFSVNNSPFAGREGKFLTSRQVRERLMRELESNVALRVAETSSPDTFEVRGRGELHLAILIETMRREGYELAVSKPQVILTERDGARYEPVEYVVVDVAEQYAGAAIEALGRRKAAMSNMLTVGDLQRLEYTMPTRAIFGLRGELLTLTRGTAVLSHTYYDHQPWQGELPSRNVGALVASETGRTTAYALMGLEQRGRFFVGPGVDVYEGMVVGHANDNHDVAINVVREKKLTNMRAAGSDENVKLAPPEQLSLEAAIEFIDDDELVEVTPASIRLRKRLLNETDRLRLRKRDAAAAAAKV comes from the coding sequence GTGAAGACTCGCTCCGACATACGAAACGTCGCGATCGTCGCCCATGTCGATCATGGGAAAACGACGCTCGTTGATGCCATGCTCAAGCAGAGCGGGGTCTTTCGCGAAGGCCAGCACGTTGCAACCCGCGTTCTCGATTCGAACCCGCTCGAACGCGAGCGTGGCATCACGATCCTGGCCAAGAACACCGCGGTGCGTCACGGCAGCGTCAAATTCAACATCGTCGACACGCCGGGACACTCCGATTTTGGCGGCGAGGTCGAGCGTGTGCTGCAAATGGTGCAGGGCATCTTGCTGCTCGTCGATGCCGCCGAAGGGGTGATGCCCCAAACCCGTTTCGTGTTGCGCAAAGCGCTCGAGCTCGATCTGCGCGCCATCGTCGTCGTCAACAAGATCGACCGCAAAGACGCGCGTCCGCAAGAAGTCGTGAATCAAACCTTCGATCTCTTCGTCGAGCTCGGTGCCAACGACGAGCAGGCCGATTTTCCGGTCCTTTTCACGAACGCCAAAGCGGGAACGGCCACGCGCTCGCTACCGGTCGCGAGCGATTCGCTGGAACCGCTTTTCGAAACCATCGTCGCTCGCGTTCCCGAAGCGCCGGCAGAAGATGGCCCCTTTCAGCTGCTCATTTCGGCGATCGATCATAACCGTTACGTCGGCCGCGTCGGGGTCGGACGAATATTTCGCGGCAGCTCGCGCCGCAACGACCCCATCGTCAAGATCTCTCGCGAGGGCGAGATCACGCCGGGCTTGCGCCTCACGAGCTTACTGACCTTCGCCGGCTTAGAGCGCATTGACGTCGAGGAAGCGACGGCGGGCGACATCGTCGCCGTCTCCGGCATCGACGATCTTAACATCGGCGACACGATTGCCGAGGCGAGTGCGCCCGAGCCGATTCGCGCGGTTGCCGTCGACGAGCCGACCGTCTCGATGTTCTTTAGCGTCAACAACTCACCGTTCGCGGGACGTGAAGGAAAGTTTCTCACGTCGCGTCAGGTGCGCGAGCGGCTCATGCGCGAGCTGGAATCGAACGTCGCCCTGCGTGTCGCCGAAACGTCGTCGCCCGACACGTTCGAAGTGCGCGGACGCGGCGAGCTGCATCTCGCGATTCTCATCGAGACGATGCGCCGCGAAGGCTACGAGCTCGCCGTCTCCAAGCCGCAGGTCATTCTCACCGAGCGCGATGGTGCGCGCTACGAGCCGGTGGAATACGTGGTGGTCGACGTCGCCGAGCAATATGCGGGCGCGGCCATCGAGGCGCTCGGCCGGCGCAAGGCGGCGATGTCGAACATGCTGACCGTCGGCGACCTTCAGCGTCTGGAGTACACGATGCCGACGCGGGCGATCTTCGGCTTGCGTGGCGAGCTGCTGACGTTGACGCGCGGTACGGCCGTGCTCTCACACACGTATTACGACCATCAGCCGTGGCAGGGCGAGCTTCCCAGCCGTAACGTCGGTGCACTGGTCGCTAGCGAAACGGGGCGCACGACGGCCTACGCCCTGATGGGTTTGGAACAACGCGGACGTTTCTTTGTTGGGCCGGGGGTTGACGTCTACGAAGGCATGGTCGTCGGCCACGCCAACGACAACCACGACGTGGCGATCAATGTCGTGCGCGAAAAGAAGCTCACCAATATGCGCGCCGCGGGATCCGACGAGAACGTGAAGTTGGCGCCCCCCGAGCAACTCTCGCTCGAAGCCGCAATCGAGTTCATCGACGACGACGAACTCGTCGAAGTGACGCCGGCATCGATCCGGCTTCGCAAACGACTGCTCAACGAAACCGACCGGCTGCGGCTGCGAAAGCGCGACGCCGCGGCGGCAGCCGCTAAGGTTTGA
- a CDS encoding S9 family peptidase: MIAAFTFAQLLSYPFPAQLVRDRRGTAIAYALDTQGVRTIWFARAPQWTPVQLFSSNGDDGQELTNLAISNDGLHVVYVRGGDHDANWPAPLMPGPASMASEPQMQVWSVATAGGASKLLGSGDAPAISPDGTRVVFTSGGAVMVAPTDGSAAAKRLFFDRGQDSDLRWSPDGSSLAFVSTRTDHSFIAIYRSDIMPIQYLAPTTSQDFMPRWSPDGAKVAFLRLHGDGGPPQNPLVWNPQPWEIWVADARSGTGRRVWSSSNAPRGSLPQSGGGPLLEWLAGNRLLFNSEQDNWPHLYAVSASGGAAQLLTSGAFMVEDVSVAPDLQSVVYSANTGSTSGDDDRRHLFRAQADGGAVADLTSGASSEWQPVALGGDGVAFARATAQQPPLVTMLDGGAPRALDAAMLPADFPSSQLLTPHEVSFRAPDGWRIEGQLFEPASPGKHPAVIFVHGGPPRQMLLTWHYMDYYSNSYAVNQYLASRGFVVLSVNYRLGIGYGHDFNFPPRWGPTGASEYQDVVAGARFLARNPNVDPHRIGIWGGSYGGYLTALALARNSDIFKTGVDFHGVHDWSLDIDNPVWGFTQLKRYERYNTKALMKLAWESSPDSAIATWKSPVLLIQGDDDRNVEFHQMVDLVERLRIARVPYAQIVIPNEIHGFLRYESWLRADQATADYLTRQLKP, encoded by the coding sequence ATGATTGCCGCATTCACCTTTGCCCAGCTCTTGAGTTATCCGTTCCCCGCGCAGCTCGTACGCGACAGACGCGGAACGGCGATTGCCTACGCGCTGGATACGCAAGGCGTTCGAACGATTTGGTTCGCCCGGGCACCGCAGTGGACGCCGGTACAGCTGTTCTCGTCGAACGGCGACGACGGCCAAGAGCTGACGAATCTCGCCATTTCGAACGACGGCTTGCACGTGGTGTACGTGCGCGGCGGCGATCACGATGCGAACTGGCCCGCGCCGCTGATGCCCGGCCCCGCTTCGATGGCATCCGAACCTCAAATGCAAGTTTGGTCGGTCGCGACCGCCGGCGGCGCGTCGAAACTTCTCGGCAGCGGCGATGCGCCCGCGATCTCACCCGACGGAACGCGCGTGGTCTTCACCAGCGGCGGCGCGGTCATGGTCGCGCCTACCGATGGCAGCGCCGCGGCGAAACGCCTCTTCTTCGATCGAGGCCAAGATTCAGATTTGCGATGGTCGCCCGACGGCTCGTCGCTGGCATTCGTATCGACCCGCACCGATCATAGCTTCATCGCGATCTATCGCAGCGACATAATGCCGATTCAGTATCTCGCGCCGACGACGTCGCAAGACTTCATGCCGCGCTGGTCGCCCGACGGAGCGAAGGTCGCGTTTCTGCGACTGCACGGCGACGGCGGTCCGCCGCAGAATCCGCTCGTCTGGAATCCGCAGCCATGGGAGATCTGGGTCGCCGACGCGCGCAGCGGCACCGGCCGGCGCGTCTGGTCGAGCTCGAACGCGCCGCGCGGATCGCTGCCGCAGAGCGGCGGAGGACCGCTGCTCGAGTGGCTCGCGGGAAATCGGCTTCTCTTCAACAGCGAACAAGACAACTGGCCGCATCTCTACGCGGTCTCGGCGAGCGGCGGCGCGGCGCAGCTGCTGACCTCGGGCGCTTTTATGGTTGAAGACGTCTCGGTTGCCCCGGATTTGCAATCGGTCGTCTATTCGGCCAATACCGGCTCGACCTCGGGCGACGACGATCGCCGCCATCTCTTTCGCGCGCAAGCCGATGGCGGCGCAGTTGCCGATCTCACCAGCGGCGCGAGCAGCGAGTGGCAGCCGGTCGCGCTTGGCGGCGATGGCGTCGCCTTTGCGCGCGCGACCGCGCAGCAGCCGCCGCTGGTGACGATGCTCGACGGTGGTGCGCCACGCGCGCTCGATGCAGCGATGCTGCCGGCCGATTTTCCGTCGTCGCAGCTGCTGACGCCGCACGAGGTTTCCTTCCGCGCTCCCGACGGTTGGCGGATCGAGGGTCAGCTCTTCGAACCCGCATCGCCAGGAAAACATCCAGCCGTGATTTTCGTGCACGGCGGTCCGCCGCGTCAAATGTTATTGACGTGGCATTACATGGACTATTATTCGAACTCGTACGCGGTCAATCAGTATTTGGCGAGCCGCGGCTTCGTGGTGTTGTCGGTGAACTACCGCCTCGGCATCGGATACGGCCATGATTTCAACTTTCCGCCGCGCTGGGGACCGACCGGCGCATCCGAGTATCAAGACGTCGTCGCCGGAGCGCGATTTCTCGCGCGCAACCCCAACGTCGATCCACACCGCATCGGCATCTGGGGCGGCTCCTATGGCGGCTACCTGACCGCGCTAGCGTTAGCGCGCAACTCCGACATTTTCAAAACCGGCGTGGATTTCCACGGCGTCCACGACTGGTCGCTGGATATTGATAATCCAGTCTGGGGATTTACGCAGCTCAAGCGGTACGAACGCTACAACACGAAGGCGCTGATGAAGCTAGCCTGGGAATCGTCGCCCGATTCGGCGATCGCGACGTGGAAGTCGCCGGTGCTGCTCATCCAAGGCGACGACGACCGCAACGTCGAGTTCCATCAAATGGTCGATCTCGTCGAGCGCTTGCGCATCGCTCGCGTTCCCTACGCGCAAATCGTCATCCCCAACGAAATCCACGGTTTCTTACGCTACGAGTCGTGGTTGAGGGCCGACCAGGCGACGGCCGATTATCTGACGCGGCAGCTCAAACCTTAG